Proteins encoded by one window of Lathyrus oleraceus cultivar Zhongwan6 chromosome 1, CAAS_Psat_ZW6_1.0, whole genome shotgun sequence:
- the LOC127096578 gene encoding uncharacterized protein LOC127096578 codes for MSLSTVLGIPTTAIFSLRCHDAHAKRVLHRLGLEDCFERIISFETLNSFKSNNFDSPGTDSDYKQSSTGIFDFYEYICNPDADIVLPKTPIVCKPFQDSFEKVFKMIDIDPQRTLFFDDSIRNIQTGKSLGLHTVLAIESLLRKKIFLNIEYGVNGYE; via the exons ATGTCGTTATCCACTGTTTTAGGAATCCCAACAACTGCAATATTTAGTTTGCGTTGTC ACGATGCACATGCAAAGAGAGTGCTTCACAGGCTTGGACTAGAGGATTGTTTTGAAAGAATCATAAGCTTTGAGACACTTAATTCCTTTAAATCAAATAACTTCGATTCTCCTGGCACTGACAGTGACTATAAACAAAGTTCCACAGGAATATTTGATTTTTATGAGTATATCTGTAATCCTGATGCTGATATTGTTCTTCCAAAGACCCCCATTGTATGTAAACCCTTTCAAGATTCATTTGAAAAGGTTTTTAAGATGATAGATATTGACCCTCAAAGAACA TTGTTCTTTGATGACAGTATCCGCAATATACAGACAGGAAAATCCTTGGGCCTTCATACAGTCTTG GCCATTGAGAGTTTGCTCAGAAAAAAGATATTCCTTAATATAGAG TATGGAGTCAATGGATACGAGTGA
- the LOC127096565 gene encoding formate dehydrogenase, mitochondrial-like: protein MIEAICAGMFNHIVLLTAKIIFRLKLRLKEPRLQSGTLSHSVANLGSLVDIRLEGNHINGVVPSNWTSLMNMKLFDLSRTFLTKFKTQTTIPDLHVLISTPFHPAYVTAERIKKAKNLELLLTAGIGSDHIDLNAAAAAGLTVAEVTGSNTVSVAEDELMRILILVRNFVPGYHQSITGEWDVAGIAHRAYDLEGKMIGTVGAGRIGKLLLQRLKPFNYNLLYHDTLKMEPELEKEIGAKFEEDLDTMLRKCDVIAPTKLPDTERWLEGFATLDRRLLPPESH from the exons ATGATAGAAGCCATATGTGCTGGTATGTTTAATCATATTGTGCTTCTTACTGCTAAAATCATTTTCCGCTTGAAACTTAGATTGAAAGAGCCTCGCTTGCAAAG TGGTACTTTGAGTCATTCTGTTGCAAATTTAGGTTCTTTAGTTGATATCAGATTGGAGGGTAATCATATCAATGGCGTAGTGCCTAGTAATTGGACCAGTTTGATGAATATGAAATTGTTTGATCTGAGTAGAAcatttttaacaaaatttaaaacaCAAACTACCATTCCTGATCTTCATGTTCTGATATCTACACCATTTCACCCTGCCTATGTTACTGCTGAAAGAATTAAGAAAGCTAAGAATTTAGAGCTACTTTTGACTGCCGGAATTGGTTCTGATCACATTGATCTCAATGCTGCGGCTGCTGCTGGTTTAACTGTCGCAGAGGTCACAGGAAGCAACACAGTATCTGTTGCTGAGGATGAGCTCATGAGAATTCTCATTTTGGTGAGGAATTTTGTGCCTGGTTACCATCAGTCTATTACAGGAGAATGGGATGTTGCTGGCATTGCACATAGAGCCTATGATCTTGAAGGAAAGATGATAGGAACGGTGGGTGCTGGAAGAATCGGGAAGCTTTTACTCCAAAGGCTGAAACCTTTTAACTATAACCTTTTATATCATGATACACTTAAGATGGAGCCTGAATTGGAGAAAGAAATTGGAGCTAAGTTTGAAGAGGACCTCGATACAATGCTTCGAAAGTGCGATGTAATTGCTCCAACAAAGTTACCAGATACAGAGAGATGGTTAGAGGGATTTGCAACCTTAGATAGACGCCTTTTGCCTCCAGAAAGCCACTAG